The Salvelinus sp. IW2-2015 unplaced genomic scaffold, ASM291031v2 Un_scaffold959, whole genome shotgun sequence genome includes a window with the following:
- the LOC112069269 gene encoding butyrophilin-like protein 10 isoform X10, which yields MNSTIPLYSRTLHMYSLCLMVVMLAVLTAPTTTQKPALDDFSVSVPDAPITAWSGSSVSLPCELSPLFNAEPLEVRWYRPDNSYSPALLYKDHKIQEAPVDPRYRGRVSLTGGMERGNVSLTLERVTLEDRGEYVCRVSSEQWFDKASVFLTVNVLGSIPVLSVAEARGGGGQVNVTCLSEGWSPQPTLSWKNKEGTEIRNKQEVLNTSDPQGLVSVSSWLLYAPSYSDWLACTVSLSEEAKREGRILPHIYTAPTAVPGVSKEAFIVTLVLFVLSLVIICALCSVIHWKRRGSMWSSSQMSRNRSDQTELGQKPAETKNLIEGAENTVQRPTQQRAAGKQVHLEETKNLIGWAENTVPRPTKQRAAGKELNLEETKNLIEGADNTVPRPTKQRAAGKEVNLGETKNLIECNVLS from the exons ATGAACAGCACGATTCCTCTTTACAGCAGGACCctgcatatgtaca GTTTGTGTCTGATGGTGGTGATGCTGGCTGTCCTCACTGCTCCCACCACAACTCAAAAACCTG CTCTAGATGACTTTTCAGTGTCAGTCCCTGATGCTCCAATCACGGCATGGTcaggctcctctgtctctctaccttgtGAACTCTCACCTCTCTTCAATGCGGAGCCATTGGAGGTGCGCTGGTACCGGCCCGATAACTCCTACAGCCCTGCCTTGTTGTACAAGGATCACAAGATCCAGGAGGCCCCTGTGGACCCTCGGTACAGGGGCAGGGTGTCTCTAACtggggggatggagagggggaacgTGTCTCTAACACTGGAGAGGGTCACACTGGAAGACAGGGGGGAGTATGTGTGCCGTGTCAGCAGCGAACAATGGTTCGATAAGGCCAGTGTATTCCTCACTGTAAATG TATTAGGTAGTATCCCAGTTCTCTCTGTAGCTgaagcaagaggaggaggaggtcaggTGAATGTTACCTGTTTATCAGAGGGATGGTCACCACAACCTACACTTTCATGGAAAAACAAAGAGGGGACAGAGATCAGAAATAAACAAGAAGTACTCAACACCTCTG ATCCCCAGGGCTTGGTGAGTGTCAGTAGTTGGCTGCTGTATGCTCCCTCATACTCCGATTGGCTCGCCTgtacagtctctctgtctgaggaggcGAAGAGAGAGGGCAGAATTCTGCCACATATATACACAGCTCCTACAGCTGTACCTG GAGTCTCCAAAGAAGCCTTCATTGTGACTCTGGTCCTGTTTGTCCTGTCTCTGGTCATCatctgtgctctgtgctctgtcATCCATTGGAAACGAAGAG GGTCCATGTGGTCTTCATCCCAAATGTCCAGAAACCGTTCAG ATCAAACTGAGCTGGGACAGAAGCCGGCAG AGACAAAAAACCTAATTGAAG GGGCAGAAAACACAGTGCAGAGACCTACCCAACAGAGAGCAGCTGGAAAACAAGTTCATCTGGAAG AGACAAAAAACCTAATTGGAT GGGCAGAAAACACAGTGCCGAGACCTACCAAACAGAGAGCAGCTGGAAAAGAATTGAATCtggaag